A window of the Brassica oleracea var. oleracea cultivar TO1000 chromosome C1, BOL, whole genome shotgun sequence genome harbors these coding sequences:
- the LOC106333878 gene encoding uncharacterized protein LOC106333878 yields MVNAEIVTKAEIVTIGELFSYIKKEGAKVAWFECTATIDDVVHGSAWYYIAYGGCKTKATKGPTTLMCKKCGKAEVAGVAECLTKLSVYDNNDQAFFVLLSDAGRELTGKPASKLVESYFEANENVGDDHVIPVPQALIGTIGQTHKFNVKVSKHNLEGTTQALTVTKMGNHEDGPSIENEEAADEVGKMSSDGIESGEAKRAKCGEYVLSTGFGLLKDYALFHWLISFKN; encoded by the exons ATGGTTAATGCCGAAATTGTCACCAAGGCTGAGATAGTTACTATAGGAGAACTATTCTCCTACATCAAGAAAGAAGGAGCAAAG GTTGCTTGGTTTGAGTGCACAGCCACCATTGATGATGTTGTGCATGGTTCTGCGTGGTATTATATCGCCTATGGTGGGTGCAAAACTAAGGCAACCAAAGGGCCTACCACGCTTATGTGTAAGAAATGTGGGAAAGCTGAAGTTGCTGGTGTTGCAGA GTGTCTCACGAAGCTCTCTGTATATGATAACAATGATCAAGCGTTTTTTGTGCTTCTTAGTGACGCTGGGCGTGAGTTGACTGGGAAGCCAGCATCGAAATTGGTTGAGAGCTACTTTGAG GCCAATGAGAACGTAGGAGATGATCATGTGATCCCGGTGCCACAAGCTCTGATTGGTACCATTGGACAAACTCACAAGTTCAATGTCAAGGTTTCAAAACACAATTTGGAAGGCACGACCCAAGCTTTGACTGTCACAAAG ATGGGTAATCACGAGGATGGTCCTTCCATTGAGAATGAGGAAGCTGCAGATGAAGTGGGAAAAATGAGTTCTGATGGGATTGAGTCAGGAGAAGCTAAGCGTGCCAAATGTGGTGAATATGTTTTAAGTACTGGTTTTGGTTTATTGAAAGACTATGCTTTGTTTCATTGGCTAATAAGTTTTAAGAACTGA